The Fusarium falciforme chromosome 7, complete sequence genome window below encodes:
- a CDS encoding Alginate-lyase domain-containing protein — MANAYAFLFLCFFSLTFAFTHPGLLVTESDIDRVKTKLAAKKEPWVSSWDKLTSIPFSAADYQDHATAEIYRSENGEALWHDAAAAFNLALRWKITGDEQFAKTGADVLVAWADKLRTLKGGGDDAYLTAGLQGYELANAAELLRDYKPFADNGLDRVISMMNDIFLPMNVDFLNHVLGSQHNVKHFFANWELSNIASTLAIGVLTDNQTAWDFAINYFKHGEGNGAINNAITNLVREPGTGTVLGQGQEAGRDQGHSSLVFQLLGVIGQQAWNQGEDLFAYNNSRILLGAEYFARYNLGNDVPFEPYTNGIVSFTEISDQSRGAVRPTWELLHAHYVQIKGLDAPWTTAYLNKSLEFFGGYEGGAGSWGEGSGHYDGLGWGSLLHHLDEADVNLPKPSTETSIPTATSSTSTTGNSQPLSTTFSTVRTLPSSTLQAAVTKDTTTSSYVTKPTVTASSLLSTTTSIPAITSRPASGTKKGCIAKRFHV, encoded by the exons ATGGCGAACGCCTacgcttttttatttctttgcttcttttctctGACTTTCGCCTTTACTCACCCCGGCCTGCTCGTTACCGAGTCCGACATTGACCGTGTCAAAACCAAGCTTGCTGCCAAAAAAGAGCCCTGGGTTAGCTCTTGGGATAAGTTGACAAGCATTCCTTTCTCCGCCGCCGACTACCAAGACCACGCTACCGCTGAGATCTATCGCAGCGAGAATGGTGAGGCCCTGTGGCACGATGCGGCAGCTGCCTTCAATCTCGCGTTGCGCTGGAAGATCACCGGAGATGAGCAATTTGCCAAGACTGGAGCCGATGTCCTTGTTGCATGGGCAGACAAACTACGGACTTTGAAAGGCGGTGGAGATGATGCGTATCTCACTGCTGGATTGCAAGGCTACGAGCTGGCCAACGCTGCTGAGTTGCTGCGGGATTACAAACCATTCGCTGACAATGGACTCGACCGGGTCATCTCGATGATGAATGATATCTTCCTGCCGATGAACGTCGACTTCTTGAACCATGTTCTGGGATCCCAACACAATGTCAAGCACTTCTTTGCCAACTGGGAGCTCAGCAACATTGCTTCTACGCTCGCTATTGGCGTTCTTACGGACAACCAGACTGCATGGGACTTTGCCATCAACTACTTCAAGCATGGTGAGGGCAACGGAGCCATCAACaatgccatcaccaaccttgTTCGTGAGCCGGGCACCGGCACAGTTCTCGGCCAGGGACAAGAGGCTGGTCGCGATCAAGGCCATTCATCCCTCGTCTTTCAACTGTTGGGAGTCATTGGTCAGCAGGCTTGGAACCAAGGCGAGGATCTCTTTGCCTACAACAACAGCCGAATCCTCCTTGG TGCCGAGTACTTTGCCAGGTATAATCTTGGAAACGATGTCCCCTTCGAGCCCTATACGAATGGCATTGTTTCGTTCACGGAGATCAGCGACCAGTCTCGTGGCGCTGTACGACCTACGTGGGAGTTGCTCCACGCTCATTACGTCCAGATCAAAGGTCTTGATGCGCCTTGGACGACTGCCTATCTCAACAAGTCTCTGGAGTTCTTTGGCGGGTACGAAGGAGGGGCTGGATCATGGGGCGAAGGCTCGGGGCATTACGATGGACTGGGATGGGGATCGCTGCTTCATCACCTGGACGAGGCTGATGTCAACCTTCCGAAGCCATCGACTGAGACTTCGATCCCCACAGCTACCTCTTCTACGTCGACTACTGGAAACTCCCAGCCATTGTCAACCACCTTTTCTACTGTCCGCACTTTGCCAAGTTCCACACTCCAGGCGGCGGTCACCAAGGATACAACTACGTCTTCTTACGTGACTAAGCCGACAGTCACGGCCAGTTCCCTACTATCGACCACCACAAGCATCCCCGCCATTACTAGCCGGCCTGCGAGCGGCACTAAAAAGGGATGCATTGCGAAGAGGTTTCATGTTTAA
- a CDS encoding NmrA domain-containing protein, whose product MSSLKKIFIVGGTSAQGIPVVRDLAPVFALRILTRDPSSARAQQLLTYSPSPEQIELFQGTFEFMSDLRQGLEGCWGAFINLDGFTVGEKSETFWTIRSYELAIELGLKSFVFGNLDYYYKKARYKDEFRVGHADGKGRMGEWIIDQHRRNQEARPGYDMKVSLFTTGMYLDMAISSAGPAVPKVEVDEVTGEDILTWRVPLTRDGAVVHVTLDDYGFYVRWLFENPQEADGRDLEVAIEHVHYHDLAKAFEQVTGRKARFIDVDFETYWREGSLTETADRPVGVAADASDSANMTIKQNFTVWWNIWRASGYNKGVIQRDYDLLDRIFPGRIRTAEQFFRRIGQEERKRGSTLWDKMVANKPILKVQEDGFTSVRDL is encoded by the coding sequence ATGTCATCTCTCAAGAAAATTTTTATCGTGGGCGGCACTAGCGCCCAGGGCATTCCCGTAGTCCGCGACTTGGCACCGGTTTTTGCCTTGCGAATTCTCACCCGGGACCCATCTTCGGCCCGCGCGCAACAGCTCCTCACCTATTCCCCATCACCTGAACAGATAGAGTTGTTTCAGGGAACCTTCGAATTCATGTCAGATCTGCGTCAGGGCCTGGAGGGTTGCTGGGGAGCATTCATCAACCTGGATGGTTTCACTGTTGGTGAAAAGAGCGAGACATTCTGGACTATACGTTCATACGAATTGGCAATTGAGCTTGGTCTCAAATCATTTGTTTTTGGTAACTTGGATTATTACTACAAGAAGGCTAGATACAAGGATGAGTTTCGTGTTGGACATGCAGACGGAAAGGGACGAATGGGAGAGTGGATAATCGACCAGCACCGGCGGAATCAGGAAGCCCGTCCAGGCTACGACATGAAGGTATCCCTGTTCACGACGGGTATGTATCTCGACATGGCGATTTCTTCTGCTGGGCCAGCCGTACCAaaagttgaagttgacgaAGTCACGGGTGAGGATATCCTTACCTGGAGGGTCCCCCTTACACGCGATGGAGCAGTCGTTCATGTTACGCTGGATGATTATGGCTTCTACGTCCGATGGTTGTTTGAAAATCCTCAAGAGGCAGATGGCCGAGACTTGGAAGTGGCTATCGAACATGTGCATTACCACGACCTCGCCAAGGCATTCGAACAAGTTACTGGACGAAAGGCACGTTTTATCGATGTGGATTTCGAGACATACTGGAGGGAAGGATCCCTCACCGAAACTGCGGACAGACCGGTTGGCGTCGCGGCCGATGCAAGTGATAGCGCCAATATGACCATCAAACAGAACTTTACCGTATGGTGGAACATTTGGAGGGCATCTGGTTATAACAAAGGTGTCATTCAGAGGGACTACGATCTACTGGATAGAATATTTCCTGGGAGGATTCGCACCGCGGAGCAGTTCTTCAGGCGAATTGGCCAAGAGGAACGGAAGAGGGGAAGTACACTGTGGGACAAGATGGTAGCTAACAAACCGATTCTAAAGGTTCAAGAAGATGGATTTACCAGTGTCAGGGACCTGTAG
- a CDS encoding Fungal-trans domain-containing protein, with amino-acid sequence MEGSRRVVIAQGGPSLAITPNEDPEVLGDNSPSREDLAEDDDLDCDSLTDTGDPRSSDNWISNKNRPNQGSAGTSSDDEAESPDDDETETIQDLPPLTEYIQEEECPPLAQIITSKLGEFARNVGEGSQWMRAHEDQGPYRSRVFAKLPTRLLLASLVEPILEELQQHGIIITRESFLQRLDQQYLAGTDSCADDPSRWTIVNSLFATAMLHRTTNESLAHTSRTAWSYFKNAFSNFPELITRGRDVSACEALLAMTAFMQCTADTQITLQLASATSRLVQTLGLHRRDFYSSLDVPTAQRHQRVFWATYVLEVEMMDKYGCGSGLTRGETPLELPLRCSSSSCAALQACKCSSLLPWRSELAIIQRRIHDQFDPERPVYLGSDELTRVVSSMNGQLLAWKGGLPGDMLTETHHLGPNFNIAMALLLYSFHNSVSRLHMVLVHPRAADEPNWASRAPQTEPRARKGRDACTASARAVINIARNLASEPFYQQWGTLCYPLSAVFVLLLAVLEDPGSVTAQDDVDRIGDFVNLLERLGGDGCDVNRLLGGCRKLHDIASFARSAVQEADHQQDAETIVRRGVMLARLEVRAGHPPEALRC; translated from the exons ATGGAGGGAAGCCGTCGTGTCGTAATTGCGCAAGGTGGGCCGTCTCTTGCCATTACACCGAACGAAGACCCAGAGGTCCTGGGAGACA ATTCCCCATCAAGGGAGGACTTGgctgaagatgacgatcTTGACTGCGATTCCTTGACTGACACTGGTGATCCTCGGAGCAGCGACAACTGGATTTCGAATAAAAACAGACCCAACCAAGGGTCTGCTGGGACAAGCAGCGACGATGAGGCCGAGTCCCCTGACGACGATGAAACGGAAACCATACAAGATCTTCCACCCCTGACAGAATAcatccaagaagaagagtgtCCGCCACTTGCGCAAATCATCACATCGAAGCTCGGAGAGTTCGCCCGGAACGTTGGGGAGGGATCTCAGTGGATGCGTGCGCACGAAGACCAAGGCCCCTACCGGAGCAGAGTGTTTGCTAAACTGCCCACGCGTCTGCTATTGGCTAGCCTTGTAGAGCCCATTCTTGAAGAGCTCCAACAGCACGGCATCATAATCACTCGCGAATCGTTCCTGCAGCGGCTAGACCAGCAATACTTGGCAGGCACCGACAGCTGTGCCGATGATCCATCTCGATGGACCATTGTGAACTCACTCTTCGCCACTGCGATGCTGCACAGGACGACTAACGAATCCCTCGCACACACATCTCGGACTGCATGGAGTTACTTCAAGAACGCATTTTCAAATTTCCCAGAGCTCATCACGCGGGGCAGAGACGTGTCGGCCTGCGAAGCACTGCTTGCCATGACTGCCTTCATGCAATGTACTGCCGACACACAGATAACCTTGCAGCTGGCGAGCGCGACAAGTCGTCTGGTTCAAACCCTTGGTCTACATCGTAGGGACTTTTACAGCTCTCTCGACGTCCCTACTGCCCAGAGACATCAACGGGTCTTCTGGGCCACCTACGTCCTTgaggtcgagatgatggacaAGTACGGATGTGGTTCCGGCCTCACACGTGGAGAAACGCCTTTGGAATTGCCCCTGAGGtgctcctcatcttcttgcGCGGCGCTACAGGCCTGCAAATGTTCGAGTCTTCTTCCGTGGAGATCCGAGCTTGCCATCATCCAGAGGCGTATCCATGACCAGTTCGATCCGGAAAGACCTGTTTACCTTGGCAGTGACGAGCTTACAAGGGTTGTTTCGTCGATGAATGGACAGCTTCTAGCCTGGAAAGGAGGTTTACCAGGGGACATGTTGACGGAAACCCACCACCTTGGGCCAAACTTTAACATCGCCATGGCCCTTTTGCTATATAGCTTTCATAACTCTGTGAGCAGACTGCACATGGTGCTCGTCCATCCCAGGGCTGCCGATGAGCCGAATTGGGCCTCCAGAGCACCTCAAACAGAGCCTAGAGCACGAAAGGGCCGGGATGCGTGCACTGCCTCTGCCCGCGCCGTGATTAACATTGCACGCAACTTGGCATCAGAGCCCTTCTACCAGCAGTG GGGAACTTTATGCTATCCCCTCTCGGCCGTATTCGTGCTCTTGCTGGCTGTACTTGAGGATCCCGGTTCTGTTACGGCACAGGATGATGTTGACAGAATAGGAGACTTTGTTAACCTTTTGGAGCGTCTTGGTGGCGACGGCTGTGATGTGAACAGGCTTCTGGGTGGGTGTCGAAAACTCCATGACATTGCGTCCTTCGCTCGCAGTGCTGTTCAGGAGGCAGATCATCAGCAAGACGCTGAGACAATAGTGAGACGAGGCGTTATGTTGGCGCGACTTGAG GTTCGTGCAGGCCACCCGCCAGAAGCTCTCCGGTGTTAA
- a CDS encoding NmrA domain-containing protein — MTTFQKITLIGKGLFGSVVLSELASAGFEVTLLSRSEKPDEVLPDGVRRVVADYNDVDSLAKVLSGQDAVVSTVAAEAALGQKLIIDAAIQAGVKRFIPSDFGSLTTNPAASHFPHHVNFVEIQKYLKSKSDQIEYTIFSIGAFTDFLVNYGVVFDWPNKTAEIWGDGTSPFSTTSLSGAARAIVGALKNPEPTKNKNLFIHEHVVTQAQLLGLAKKHSPGVEWTITTVEDPEAEFERLEALANKQPEIPNILALIKASLVSGKYQAWYKNVDNDLVSVPVLTEEDLEATFAKAYGS; from the exons ATGACCACCTTCCAGAAGATCACACTTATTGGC AAAGGCCTGTTTGGTTCTGTCGTCCTTTCTGAACTTGCGAGCGCAGGATTCGAAGTGACCCTCCTCAGCCGCTCAGAAAAGCCCGATGAAGTCCTTCCGGACGGCGTTCGCCGTGTCGTTGCAGACTACAACGATGTAGACAGCTTGGCCAAAGTCTTGAGCGGTCAGGATGCCGTCGTTTCCACCGTCGCCGCGGAGGCTGCTCTTGGTCAAAAGTTGATCATCGACGCTGCAATTCAGGCCGGTGTCAAACGTTTCATCCCCTCAGACTTTGGCAGCCTTACGACGAATCCTGCTGCGAGTCACTTCCCCCACCACGTCAACTTCGTCGAAATCCAGAAATACCTAAAGTCCAAGTCGGATCAGATTGAGTACACCATTTTCAGCATCGGTGCCTTCACCGATTTTCTCGTCAATTACGGCGTGGTCTTTGATTGGCCGAACAAGACAGCTGAGATCTGGGGAGACGGGACAAGCCCTTTCAGCACTACGAGCCTATCCGGCGCGGCACGAGCCATTGTCGGCGCTCTCAAGAATCCAGAACcgaccaagaacaagaacctCTTCATTCATGAGCATGTCGTCACACAGGCACAGCTATTGGGCCTCGCAAAGAAACACTCGCCAGGGGTTGAATGGACCATCACCACTGTTGAGGACCCTGAGGCTGAGTTCGAAAGACTCGAAGCTCTTGCCAACAAGCAGCCCGAGATTCCGAACATTCTTGCCCTTATCAAGGCCTCCCTTGTCAGTGGCAAGTACCAGGCCTGGTACAAGAACGTGGACAATGACCTGGTTAGCGTGCCAGTGCTGACTGAGGAGGATCTGGAGGCTACATTCGCCAAGGCTTATGGCTCCTGA
- a CDS encoding Amidase domain-containing protein — MSVVTSSPSFHLEATSKDLSVVEAKHQAETSVREATLLPVVQPKPIPRGTPAFEARREALLRDLKAKVPFDYYLPSELISNPPNDVSGIPSSCGILTDEEIHITEDYDAVSLAAAIASRKFTAVAVATAFSKRAIIAHQLTCCLTQWFMDEAIAQARQLDQYLAEHGKPIGPLHGLPISIKEHMPIAGTLSSQGCLQSLVLDDIDSDMVAILRKFGAVFYCKTNQPQAIMHLESDSLWGRTLNPFNIHLSAGGSTGGEAALIAMKGSVLGVGTDIGGSIRGPSAFCGIYGFKTTSYTLPMRGFDASPFPAELTILASTGPMCRSLTDMDFFMKCVLSARPHLKDPRLVPIPWTGLQTPLGRPLKIGFISNDGFVDPQPPVKKALSWAKGLLSDPKNKGVLEVKDFKVFGSADAWSKVRRMYWPEGGKLAKDAILATGEPIHPLTEWIWKDAEAQGMQTAADLSQMRRERDEFRWAFAESWNQQDVDVVLGPAFVGPASAHDSAFYWNYTSLYNLVDYPGVVVPTPIKSEAGDKYDADYVPLSDACRHVKELWESSNFDGAPINLQIVARKYHDNQLFGALQVLKEVLGLP; from the coding sequence ATGAGTGTCGTTACTTCTTCACCCAGCTTTCACCTGGAGGCTACCTCCAAAGACCTGTCGGTCGTCGAGGCCAAACACCAGGCTGAGACTTCCGTAAGGGAGGCCACGCTTCTGCCAGTGGTCCAGCCAAAGCCCATTCCGCGTGGAACTCCAGCTTTCGAAGCCAGGAGGGAAGCGTTGCTGCGAGACCTCAAGGCCAAAGTCCCATTTGACTATTACCTCCCTTCAGAGCTCATCAGCAACCCCCCAAATGATGTCTCTGGCATACCGTCAAGCTGCGGCATCTTGACGGATGAGGAGATCCACATCACCGAGGACTATGATGCGGTCAGCCTTGCTGCGGCTATCGCTAGTCGCAAATTCACCGCGGTCGCTGTGGCCACTGCTTTCTCCAAGCGTGCCATCATTGCGCACCAGCTCACCTGCTGCTTGACGCAGTGGTTCATGGACGAGGCTATTGCTCAAGCTAGGCAGTTGGACCAGTACCTGGCCGAGCATGGCAAGCCTATTGGACCCCTTCACGGTCTTCCCATCAGTATAAAAGAGCACATGCCCATTGCCGGCACTCTTTCTTCCCAGGGCTGCCTTCAGAGCCTTGTCTTGGACGACATAGACAGTGACATGGTCGCAATTCTCCGGAAGTTCGGGGCTGTGTTTTACTGCAAGACGAACCAGCCCCAGGCCATCATGCATCTTGAGAGCGACTCCCTCTGGGGTCGGACGCTGAACCCCTTCAACATTCACCTCTCTGCCGGTGGATCAACCGGTGGTGAAGCGGCCTTGATCGCCATGAAGGGCTCCGTTCTGGGTGTCGGCACAGACATCGGTGGCAGTATCCGTGGACCTTCAGCCTTTTGTGGTATCTATGGATTCAAGACTACATCGTACACTTTGCCAATGAGGGGTTTTGATGCAAGCCCATTTCCAGCTGAGCTGACAATCTTGGCATCCACGGGACCCATGTGTCGCAGCTTGACGGACATGGACTTCTTTATGAAGTGTGTCCTCTCCGCTAGACCACATCTTAAGGATCCAAGACTTGTTCCCATTCCGTGGACAGGCCTGCAGACACCTCTCGGCCGGCCACTGAAGATTGGTTTCATCAGCAATGACGGTTTCGTGGACCCTCAGCCACCCGTCAAGAAAGCCCTGTCCTGGGCAAAGGGTCTTCTTTCCGATCCAAAGAACAAGGGAGTCCTCGAGGTGAAAGATTTCAAGGTCTTTGGTTCAGCAGACGCCTGGTCAAAGGTCAGGAGAATGTACTGGCCTGAGGGTGGAAAGCTTGCCAAAGACGCCATTCTCGCTACAGGAGAACCAATCCATCCGTTGACAGAGTGGATCTGGAAAGATGCAGAAGCGCAAGGCATGCAGACAGCTGCGGATCTCAGTCAGATGCGCCGAGAAAGAGATGAGTTCCGCTGGGCCTTCGCCGAGAGCTGGAACCAGCAGGACGTCGACGTGGTTCTCGGACCAGCCTTTGTTGGACCTGCTTCTGCTCACGATTCGGCATTCTACTGGAACTACACTTCGCTGTACAACCTCGTTGACTACCCGGGCGTGGTGGTTCCAACTCCCATCAAGTCGGAAGCTGGGGATAAGTATGACGCGGACTATGTGCCGTTGAGTGACGCTTGTCGACATGTCAAGGAGTTGTGGGAGAGCTCAAACTTTGACGGTGCGCCGATCAACCTGCAGATAGTTGCACGCAAGTATCATGATAATCAGCTATTTGGTGCTCTCCAGGTGCTCAAGGAAGTTCTAGGATTGCCATGA